A part of Pectinophora gossypiella chromosome Z, ilPecGoss1.1, whole genome shotgun sequence genomic DNA contains:
- the LOC126380113 gene encoding uncharacterized protein LOC126380113 encodes MRWPAWWHIVVALRAAALAQPASPTVCEDDACRCDSFTRVICSCTADADTVTLRPDGAFRVPAMATAIMVEGCERVQFLSDTVRHLGRLRLVDVRNSRHVLINNRALNRPPLGNNPDLENNPGIRIVIHNSTIDIIGSYAIQGRVDSIVISDSRIKFIEPYAFSSLIGVTNVELSNNHFVVLATQIFKKFTTSNFVLRGGVIHTLPSRFLSDVEVTSLFRMEGVLVEYMFSSAFRVTLPERVLIESNTIGVMDGDCFHIASRGPITFRNNTVTGVRKGAFLGFSALPEVTSVKGQQELLLDNNIMTELMPSSLVYDTRTLTMRVDGLNLNTTCSCELADEWRDVLHDQGGAGGLSCWYSLEGYFVSLPTFVDSRCGKFKQNFWIYVAVGVIVILIIAALGVYFIVKRENEKKKKVQIVMPDGKTYRETEFHIVVERADLLTTDL; translated from the exons ATGCGGTGGCCAGCGTGGTGGCACATAGTGGTGGCGCTGCGGGCGGCGGCGCTCGCGCAGCCAGCCTCGCCGACTGTCTGCGAGGATGACGCCTGTCGCTGCGATTCCTTCACCCGAGTCATATGCAGCTGTACTGCCGATGCCGAT ACGGTGACTCTCAGGCCAGACGGTGCGTTtagggtgccggcgatggccaCTGCCATCATGGTGGAGGGGTGTGAGCGCGTGCAATTCCTGTCCGACACTGTGCGCCACCTGGGGCGGCTACGGCTCGTCGACGTCAGGAATTCCCGCCACGTCCTCATAAACAACCGGGCCCTCAACCGACCTCCCCTGGGAAACAACCCCGACTTAGAAAACAACCCTGGAATTCGCATAGTGATACACAATAGCACTATCGACATAATCGGTTCATATGCTATCCAGGGAAGAGTTGACAGCATCGTCATAAGCGATAGCAGAATCAAATTCATTGAACCTTACGCTTTTTCTAGTCTCATCGGAGTTACAAACGTGGAACTCTCTAACAATCACTTTGTAGTCTTAGCTACTCAAATTTTTAAGAAATTCACGACTTCTAATTTCGTGTTACGCGGTGGTGTGATACACACGCTACCCAGTAGATTTTTGTCGGACGTCGAAGTGACTAGTCTATTCCGTATGGAGGGAGTATTAGTAGAATACATGTTTAGTTCAGCATTTAGAGTGACTCTACCAGAGAGAGTGCTCATAGAGAGTAATACTATCGGAGTGATGGACGGCGATTGTTTTCATATTGCGTCTAGAGGGCCAATCACGTTTCGTAACAACACCGTCACAGGTGTAAGAAAAGGAGCGTTTCTTGGATTCAGTGCACTACCAGAGGTGACCTCCGTAAAAGGGCAACAGGAGCTCCTACTAGATAATAACATCATGACAGAACTGATGCCGTCGTCTCTGGTGTACGATACGCGAACTTTGACCATGCGCGTGGACGGTCTCAACCTGAACACAACGTGCTCGTGCGAGCTTGCTGACGAGTGGCGCGACGTGCTGCACGACCagggcggcgccggcggcctCAGCTGCTGGTACTCCCTCGAAGGGTACTTCGTATCCCTGCCCACGTTCGTCGACAGCCGATGCGGCAAGTTCAAGCAAAACTTTTGGATTTACGTAGCTGTAGGAGTCATAGTTATATTGATCATCGCGGCGCTCGGTGTGTATTTCATAGTGAAAAGAGAAaatgaaaagaagaagaaggttcaAATTGTGATGCCGGACGGTAAAACGTACAGGGAGACAGAGTTCCACATCGTGGTGGAGCGCGCGGATCTGCTCACGACGGACTTATAG